One Danio rerio strain Tuebingen ecotype United States chromosome 13, GRCz12tu, whole genome shotgun sequence DNA window includes the following coding sequences:
- the arl3a gene encoding ADP-ribosylation factor-like protein 3a isoform X2 has protein sequence MLIYVIDSADRKRFEETGQELAELLDEEKLSGVPVLIFANKQDLLTAAPASEIAEGLNLHIIRDRMWQIQSCSALTGEGVQDGMSWVCKNVTAKKK, from the exons ATTTATGTTATAGACAGCGCAGACAGGAAGAGATTTGAGGAAACGGGACAG GAATTGGCTGAGCTGTTGGATGAGGAGAAACTTAGTGGTGTGCCTGTTTTAATTTTTGCGAATAAGCAAGACCTGCTGACCGCTGCTCCGGCCTCTGAGATCGCTGAGGGACTGAACCTGCACATCATCCGGGACAGAATGTGGCAAATTCAGTCCTGCTCTGCTCTTACAGGAGAGGGAGTCCAG GATGGCATGAGTTGGGTCTGTAAGAATGTAACTGCGAAGAAAAAATAG